A single Saccopteryx bilineata isolate mSacBil1 chromosome 7, mSacBil1_pri_phased_curated, whole genome shotgun sequence DNA region contains:
- the GNGT1 gene encoding guanine nucleotide-binding protein G(T) subunit gamma-T1 — protein sequence MPVINIEDLTEKDKLKMEVDQLKKEVTLERMLVSKCCEEVRDYIEERSGEDPLVKGIPEDKNPFKELKGGCVIS from the exons ATGCCGGTGATCAATATTGAGGACCTGACCGAGAAGGACAAACTGAAGATGGAAGTTGACCAGCTCAAGAAAGAAGTGACACTGGAAAGAATGCTG GTATCCAAATGTTGTGAAGAAGTAAGGGATTATATTGAAGAAAGATCTGGGGAGGATCCACTAGTAAAGGGCATCCCAGAGGACAAAAATCCCTTCAAGGAGCTCAAAGGAGGCTGTGtgatttcataa
- the GNG11 gene encoding guanine nucleotide-binding protein G(I)/G(S)/G(O) subunit gamma-11, protein MPALHIEDLPEKEKLKMEVEQLRKEVKLQRQQVSKCSEEIKNYIEERSGEDPLVKGIPEDKNPFKEKGSCVIS, encoded by the exons ATGCCTGCCCTGCACATCGAAGATTTGCCAGAAAAGGAAAAGCTGAAGATGGAAGTTGAGCAACTTCGCAAAGAAGTGAAGTTGCAGAGACAACAG GTGTCTAAATgttctgaagaaataaaaaactacattGAAGAACGTTCTGGAGAGGATCCTCTGGTGAAAGGAATCCCAGAAGACAAGAATCCCTTTAAGGAAAAAGGCAGCTGCGTTATTTCTTAA